From Bos javanicus breed banteng chromosome 5, ARS-OSU_banteng_1.0, whole genome shotgun sequence, the proteins below share one genomic window:
- the TMEM121B gene encoding transmembrane protein 121B, with the protein MRPAPGAPRAAPPPARRQPRFLRGRSGSGSSGGPGGSSDSSAGAEREDDDESASISRPLVSAEPPGTPAASRASTPTSARSMTAADLGAGAGAGAVGGAGGPGPGPGPSCRSCCGCCGRRARSGRGGGRRGCSSGSGCRWGYQALSVALLLAQGGLLDVYLIAVTDLYWCSWVATDLVVAAGWAIFFAKNSRGRRGGAHAHHPHHPHAAPLHLPAAPAGAAGAKARGARGGAGGPGPAGPVGAAGEFAFAYLAWLIYSIAFTPKVVLILGTSILDLIELRAPFGTTGFRLTMALSAPLLYCLVRAIGEAGATPGSAGPLLLQPQRHRAAGCFLGTCLDLLDSFALVELMLDGRAPLPAHLRYLLLAVYFLALASPVLWLYELHAAASPRARASRPGGCSCLLRLLGSCLVDAPLLALRCLLALSYQQPLSVFMLKNLFFLGCRGLEALEGCWDQGLTASPSRARSGYGAPPSAPPAPGAPQLGHCISEDEGCAHGYVNTLAVASQN; encoded by the coding sequence ATGCGCCCCGCGCCCGGCGCCCCCCgcgcggccccgcccccagcccggcGGCAGCCCCGGTTCCTGCGCGGCCGGAGCGGCTCGGGCAGCAGCGGCGGCCCCGGCGGCAGCAGCGACAGCAGCGCGGGCGCCGAGCGGGAGGACGACGACGAGAGCGCCAGCATCAGCAGGCCGCTGGTGTCCGCAGAGCCCCCGGGGACCCCCGCCGCCTCTCGCGCCTCCACGCCCACCTCCGCGCGCAGCATGACCGCCGCTGACCTGGGCGCGggcgccggggccggggccgTCGGGGGTGCgggcggccccggccccggccccggcccctccTGCCGTTCGTGCTGTGGTTGCTGCGGGCGCCGGGCCCGGTCGGGCCGCGGGGGCGGGCGCCGCGGTTGCTCCTCTGGCTCGGGCTGCCGCTGGGGCTACCAGGCGCTGTCCGTGGCGCTGCTGCTGGCGCAAGGCGGCCTGCTGGACGTGTACCTCATCGCCGTCACGGACCTGTACTGGTGCTCCTGGGTGGCCACCGACCTGGTGGTGGCGGCGGGCTGGGCCATCTTCTTCGCCAAGAACAGCCGGGGCCGTCGGGGAGGTGCACACGCCCACCACCCGCATCACCCGCACGCCGCGCCCCTGCACCTGCCGGCCGCCCCCGCCGGGGCTGCGGGCGCCAAGGCGCGGGGCGCGCGCGGGGGCGCGGGTGGCCCGGGGCCGGCGGGGCCGGTCGGAGCGGCGGGCGAGTTCGCCTTCGCCTACTTGGCCTGGCTCATCTATTCCATCGCCTTCACGCCCAAGGTGGTGCTCATCCTGGGCACGTCCATCCTGGACCTCATCGAGCTGCGCGCGCCCTTCGGCACCACGGGCTTCCGCCTCACCATGGCGCTTTCGGCGCCGCTGCTCTACTGCCTGGTGCGGGCCATCGGTGAAGCGGGCGCCACCCCCGGCTCCGCGGGCCCCCTGCTCCTGCAGCCGCAGCGGCACCGCGCCGCCGGCTGCTTCCTGGGCACGTGCCTGGATCTGCTGGACAGCTTCGCGCTGGTGGAGCTGATGCTGGACGGCCGCGCGCCGCTGCCCGCGCACCTGCGCTACCTGCTCCTCGCGGTCTACTTCCTCGCGCTCGCCTCGCCGGTGCTCTGGCTCTACGAGCTCCACGCCGCCGCCTCGCCCCGGGCCCGGGCATCGCGGCCCGGTGGCTGCAGCTGTCTCCTGCGCCTCCTGGGCAGCTGCCTGGTGGACGCGCCCTTGCTGGCGCTGCGCTGCCTGCTGGCCCTGAGCTACCAGCAGCCGCTCTCTGTCTTCATGCTCAAGAACCTCTTCTTCCTCGGCTGCCGCGGCCTGGAGGCCCTGGAGGGCTGCTGGGACCAGGGGCTAACGGCGTCCCCTAGTCGGGCCAGGTCGGGCTACGGTGCTCCACCCTCCGCCCCGCCGGCGCCCGGAGCCCCCCAACTGGGCCACTGCATCTCGGAGGACGAGGGGTGCGCCCACGGCTATgtcaacactctggctgtggccTCCCAGAATTGA